The genomic interval GTATCCGTCAGTCGTGTCGCCGCTAAGGTCAAACTGGGAACGATCACCGTATCTCCGGAAGCCGGGCACGATCCGGACAAATTCGTGCTGAGCCGGGCGGTCGTCATGAAAGCACGCGGTTCGGCCACGATGGGGCTTCCGTCGGTCAACACTCCGGAACTGTTTTACGGCGGCATGGCCGGAGACAAAAGCGCCGAAAAGAGCTATCTGTCGGAGACCATATCGGCAGACGATCATTCGAACCGTTATTTCTACGTGTTCCCGAACGACAATACCGGAGGCAATGCCACCCTCATTACGCTTGTGGGAACTTACGACGGACAACCCGCCTATTTCCCGTTCCGCATCAACGACAAGCCTGGGAGCGACGGTGCTACCAGCGACGGGACCTTCATTCAGCGCAACCACGTCTATACGGTCAATGTGACGCTCAAACGGCTCGGAGGCGGCAGCGCTGATCCGGAAGTGCCGGCCGATCCGGCGTCTCTTACGGTCACCGTCGAGCCGCAGGAGTGGGCGACGGAACTTGTCCAGAACGTAGAGTGGTAGTCGGGGAAAGGATTGTTCGGTCCGGAGCCTGTCCCCGAGAGTATCGGCAGCTATGTTCTGCGGGGTAGGCTCAGAACCGTCTAAACAATACGGATCGTGAATACGGCTCGATATCTGTTCTGCGGAGGATGGCTGTGCCTCTCCCTGTGCTGTCTGTACTGTTTGTCCGGCTGCATTCGGGAGGATCGAGGCGACTGTCCTCCGGAAACGGAAGACAGGTTCGTCGTACTGAAGATTATGGACGAAACCACGGGGCGGGATATCACGGAGACCGGGGAGGCGGG from Alistipes ihumii AP11 carries:
- a CDS encoding fimbrial protein, translated to METSICIGKRGLLSVFVCLFASAFLSVSCAENDTENSPSGETASLTVTLNRQAAGSKAVVPSDGAGAEDLEKAENTVKNVTVFVFNANGTLDKKQTFASSSFSETITGLIAGTKKVVVVANVPSGVAFPDGINYSWFADARNAMDLETQSPQTNGLFMSGEGTVTLSANSTAATTVSVSRVAAKVKLGTITVSPEAGHDPDKFVLSRAVVMKARGSATMGLPSVNTPELFYGGMAGDKSAEKSYLSETISADDHSNRYFYVFPNDNTGGNATLITLVGTYDGQPAYFPFRINDKPGSDGATSDGTFIQRNHVYTVNVTLKRLGGGSADPEVPADPASLTVTVEPQEWATELVQNVEW